DNA sequence from the Malus domestica chromosome 11, GDT2T_hap1 genome:
GTTTTaaaatggaacgacatttgttcaacaaaatcatgattgctatttacaaccatgattcttactttgtgcaaaaaaaaTGATGTTTTTGGTGATATGGGTCTCATTCCTTAGCAAAAAATTACTACTAccttgcggatgcttgcatatgaagtatctgcagaccaagtggatgagatagcaAGGATGGGGAAATCGACCATTCTTGAggcctgatgaggttttgcagAGCAATCGAATCTATGTACACCGCAAAGTACCTCCGGAAACTTACTGACATGGACTTGCAAGGGCTTCTGAAGAAGGGTGAGATGtgaggttttcctgggatgattggaagcatcgactgaATGCACTGGACCTGGGAAAACTGTctaagtgcatggcaaggcgcttatgggaacagaaaatgagcaaaaaaagtatcattttggaggtggtggcatcttttgatacatggatttggcacacATTTTTCGGGGTTTTGGGAGTTCAAAATAACCTCAATGTCCTTACCCAATCCCCAGTATTCAATGATGTCTTGCAAGGAAAgacaccaaaagtcacgtattGGGTCAACGGACATAAATACAACGTGTCATACTACCTAGCAGACGACATTTACCAAAAGTGGTCAACGTCTGTCAAAATAGTGCCAGGTTcacgaagtgcaaaggaaaaacactttgcacgTTGCCAAGAAGGGTGCATGAAGGATGTGGagtgttgttttggtatcctccaagctcAATAAGCGATTGTCAGGGTTCTGCCAGAatgtttgatgtagagtcgcttcgatccatcatgataacgtgcatcattcttcacaacatgattgtggaagatgagtacgattatgatgccgttgatgaatatgagccagacacgatgaacaattccagAACAtaaatatattgtgctcatgacgccaTCTAAGAACATGTGCAACACAAGCCATTAGAAAATGAtagacgttacaatgaaagactcatttaacgatatactgcacttcaaaggccATATATGAACAATGCCtggcaaattgacttgatagagcaccagtgggaattgaaacaagcttaagatacttaagttcatttagtgtgtttgtttttatttggtgtgtttatttaattttatttggtgtgtttttttagttcatttagtgagtttattattatttggtatgtttatgtaattttatttggtgtgtttatgtcatttgaataaagattctattagtataaataaattaccaaattaaataaatttactcttactttaaataaagtactaaatttaataaattggaaacaatatAAAGTAttctattcaataaataataaattacaacctaaagtaattggaaaattatgggctccgattacaaaaagtactttattcatcatcacttaaccaatttgtggtgctaggatgatcttcttttgtcgtgctaggaccatctcatCTTGCTCTTACTTCTTttgcacgcctccttcgcaCCATGTCTGTTTTCTCCGAtttcaaaaaatatttagaatttggaaacttcccttctaaaggcgtgttcataatgtcacgatctcgttgagctattctttcttctctaacttgttccctttcttgcccaagtggctctctttctctctaattaGCTTGAAATGTTCTCTCAACAACTGCATCTTTTGCCTCCTCTCTAGCCTTATTAGCCTCAAATTTCGGCATTTCCCGCaccaaagtcaattcaccttggcgagcaagttcttccatatactttgcataatcattcttggaagcactcccttttctctttgaagccttcttaccttgagacCTCATTGGATAACGGGTCAACCCTGAAGCTTGTTTAGGGGGGGGCATTTCGGGCACTTCTTCTGCGTCATCTTCATGAACATGCAAGGCATGATCGGCTGTAGAGGGGTATTGTTCGTGAAAATTTCTGGACCAACATGCATAACCCTGAATTTAGGATAATCTTTGataatattccaacattcccaccggttgaatgatttgtttttgcttttggttttggcattataccaagcttgtgcttgaaattcctacacaatgcgggagaagaaataattataatgaaagtaggtaacaaataaataatacaaacaaataattataatgaaagtaggtaacaaaataaataatataaacaaataattataatcaaagtagctaacaaataaaaaatacaaacaaataattataatgtaaatttgggtatagtacaaacaaataaataatatattattaccTGATCCGgtaaattttccccacttcgaatattactactagcttgtgccaaggcgtgTCTCCACATACTAAACGATTGGCTAAGTATTTTCCAACGATTGGACATcgttggtatgaataagactccacatttctcgcaactgcatctcattacccgtaagagaatcatgagtaacttcaacctagttagtacacaacgcaacatcttcaataagcgtcaaattcgtacctgcatcagtagtcattttgttggaaaataattGGATTGAAATTTTGAGAGAAATATAGGAATGTGgtattgtggtgtaaggtagaagataatgagaaggtatttatagaaaagtaaaatcattttttttaatttttctaaatttttttattctgatttttattaattttttacatttttaaaatttttttattcacataattaatctctgccgttggattaaaaaaaattgaattccaataCTCCAGATTATGCCACGTTGCACAACAGTAATATTTCagaaattgaaactattttttttcattttttaatttataaatactttaggtggaccgttggattttcaacgataaaaaaaaaaattcaaactgtcattaattttagccgttggatctgagatcaacgatCCACGTTATTcggatttataaatttaaaaaaaactaaaaatagtttAAATTTCTGAAATATTACCATTGTGCCATGTGGCataatctggagtgttggaattcaaaattttttaatccaacggtAGAGATTAATTTTGTGaataaaaagttttaaaaaatataaaaaaattaataaaaatccgaaaaaaaaaatttgaaaaattaaaaaaaaaattaattttacttttctgtaaataccttctcattatcttttactttacaccacaatttcatattttcgcaattactttcaaccacattcctatctttctctcaaagtttcaatccaattttattccaacaaaatgactactgatgtgacacaccccgatcctagaatcaaagcgtgctggccgtcacgtgagtgtgacgtagccaaaatgcgacacggaagcaagatataacagaaatatgaaggaatttaaaccaactgtgaacacggaaaattcctgaaacgaaaaagacaagaacaacgtgcacaaaataatatttgtgtttgatgattttgggttacaatctctctcaaatttgatcctctgattcgatctccgtaaggtgttgatttgtggatgttttgttgatccaagggccgtcgaggcttgatcttggatgaactgttggaagtttcttcaaggggccgtgggcttaatctttgaaggtggatttgagcggatcttcaaggagccgttggggcttgatcttgaggatgagcatTTCTTCAAGagctgttgaggcttgatcttgaataatggtgatgaacggatcttcaagggcttttgggcttgatcttgaagaatagtgatgaacggatattcaagggcttttgggcttgatcttgaagatggatgattgttgatccaagggccgtcggggcttgatcttgggatgaacagttgtgtggatgtattgatgttgttgatccaaagggccgttggggcttgatcttaggatgaacagttatgtggatttggtgatgttgttgatccaaaagggtcgtcggggcttgatcttaggatgaacagttgtgtggatttgttgatgttattgatccaaagggccattggggcttgatcttaggatgaacaattgtgtggatttgttgatgttgttgatctaaAGGGCCATTGGGGcctgatcttaggatgaacagttatgtggatttggtgatgttgttgatccaaaagggccgtcggggcttgatcttaggatgaacagttgtgtggatttgttgaacactttcttcaagggccgtcgaggcttgatcttgaattggtggaagttcttcaagggccgttgaggcttgatcttgaaggagaaatttcttcaagggccgttagggcttgatcttgaaggaggatttgacgaagaacgaagaggactttcttgatccttcgggagttgcttgaatttgggaggttggatgcttgaaagctttagagtttcaaagcttcaaggattttggatgtgtggggagtattctcttccattttaggagtagagaaatgtatttgtgaattggttTATGATACCTTGATgtagaagcctatttataggctttgagaatgaatcaccaccacaaaatattttattcttttccaagcaccattgcctaatttcccacttaatacaattttaaacttgaagtggtaattttatggcctaattttccacttaatatcattttaaacttgatatgtgcatgctttgtcattgcccaaaatgagaagaaaaccttgttttgatcttcaatggattgaaatgtacttgccttgtcattgcccaaaatgagaagaaaaacttgtgtaatcctccaagggtatttctttttattttgttgagtcacacaccatgtgtacaatttgtatGACACGTGGCATATGCCATGTATGCCTTGACACGTCAAAATTTTAATGcgttggtgaacatttatttcaccgcaatttcgatgtctacaccaACCACTAGCAGTAAAACCTACTAGCATAAAAGAGGGAAttataaagtaaaacacacgaattcagagcgtaggtataagtgcagtcaagtaggaccataattaAAGTACAACACTCGCAGGTGAGTCTTACATGCAgaacgtctgtcagaatgcTGAAAAatacctcgtgagccaccaactgctaactagaacctggaggggcgcaaaacaaaggtgagtgggtaagtaaaaccaaagattttccaaaaacatttatttaaaacgtttctaaccactcactgtaaaacctgtatactttcccagaaaaatagtatataaacatatatatatatatatacatatatatatatatcatcaaaactcagcttaccatctatcaacataacatctcaaaaagaatatgccatgccatgccaaaatataatatgaatgcatcaatataactcaggtgaaataataaatcaaccggagaccctgcagtggtcttgtacggctgattctatagctcaatatcccatcaagccggagtcaccaactgtgacctgtacggccttgCCGGAGTCACTaactgtgacctgtacaacactacactgcacataagtcggaactacttatagtagtctgtatgactaagatggtgaaataatacgctctagtgtttctctcatcaatcatctgtgcacataatctaaggtcacccaccagtcggaacccctctaatggtctgtacgactggcatgtcgaaaccacctatagtggcctgtacgacatccacctacttggatccaaggcgagcgtgcggtgtggtgaatactataagcactaataccaaAGGTGCAGTTTATGAGCTCACAACGCaatcacatcatcattcattcatataaaccatataaactcacctgatactcacatatGCGTCCACGACACcaattcacacatatatatgcatcaattatcaattcataactcataatatgcatgcatggcattttagaatataatttcatataaacgcattttctgggaaaacagtagtatataggtaatacgaaaacaaaactgcccactcattgataagtcgatgggtcgtaacccccatgacgtccctggatgtgctcgtcctcgggataggtgtcacctatatgcgaaacaactataaaaacgttaatttaaacacataaccaacaattcgaaataacttctcatacgatgctcaatttgggtatatgaatataccacatcgacctactcgacgtcacggacgtcaagaaatttttagaaaattttttggaagctgcacgcgcccccacgtgcCGGGACAAGCACGgggacacgcgcccccacgTGCATCATCCCTAACCTCGGCTCGCCAGACTGAACTTTCCGACGGCCGgtttccggccaaatttgaaactccttgttctccttcgtttctcaaccattttcttcgtattttatatcaaaatgaagccccaaacatgtagatTCACGATATACTACTTTAAAGctctaaaaaaaactaaatctcaccgggaaaatccaagaaaaaccggccaaactcgaatctagtgatcccgacgtccaaaaccttcaaacgaagcactccgagcttccttgggacctcactaagctcactataagcttagaattccctgaaatgcaacatttcacgtgtgcatgaacagtgaccaaaAATGAGGGTTCGGGTTTCACGTTATTTCGAAGGTTTCCCTTTCTAAAACTAGCACCAAACGACTCAGAGCATCACAAGGATGAAGAATCTTACCTTGTTTGCTTCGATCCACGGagttttggatggttttggtgAGGTCCGTACAATcggggtgagagagagagcaggGAATCGTGAGGGAGGGGAGAGAGTTACGGGAAAGAGGGAGAGGACAGGGAGTGTGTGAGGTGTCTAACACCAATCCTCACCATCCATTTCATCTAATTCcctaaccaaaaaattaacaaaagccAAAATTTTAATCCAAAACTTATAATAAGTTAATCCAAATAacgtcacacacacataccttaatacccgctaAGGGTAAATCCGTCATTTCACGCTCCCGATATAAAATTTTTGGGACGGGCTGTAACAATCTCCCCTCCGTATAGaatttcatccccgaaattCCCACAACCAAATAAACCATTTAATACCCATAGAATAACCTtgggtacatctctctcattcgatcttctATCTCCCAGGTAGCTTCTTCTGCCGAATGGTTCCTCCAAAACACCTTCACCAAACTCACCGTCTTGTTCCttagaaccttatctttccaatccaagatagtgactggttcctcatcatatgtcaaatccggattaatctctaacggttgaggagggatcacatgagaaggattagaaatataatgtcgaagcatagagacgtggaacacattatgaaccttagataactccggaggcaactcCAACCGGTAGTCAACTTCACCAATTTTTTCAGTGATCATATAAGCtcctatgtacctaggactcagcttgcctctttttccaaatcgtaccacacctctccaaggtgacaatttcaaaaatacccaatcacccacatcatacactcgatcagtagcatgtcgatctgctaaactcttctgtcgatcctgggctgctttcaggttggacttaatcacctgaatattttgagtagtctcatccacaatctctgggccttctaacactctttcaccaacctcagaccaacacaatggcgtacgacacgccctaccataaagtgcctcaaatggtgacataccaatgctcgagtgaaaactattattgtaagcaaattccatcaagtctagaCTATCATGCCAGGAATCACCAAattgtaacactgaagatctcaacatatcctccaacgtctGAATCGTCCTCTCAgattgcccatcagtttgaggatgataagcagtgctataaagcaaattcgtaccaagagcttcctaaaaagctacccaaaatttagaagtaaatcttgggtctcgatcagaaataatattcactggaactccatgatacttcacaatcttcgtaatgaacaacttagccaatttattcagaggaTACTTTTCCTTCACTGGAATGAAGTGTGCTGACTTGTTAAGTCGATCTACAATCACCCAAACACCATCGAATCCAtttcgtgtacgaggaagcttatacacgaaatccatagttatattttcccatttccactggggaacgggaagtggctgcattcgcccaaaaggctttttcctttctgctttgacttgctggcaaataatacatctactcacatactcagcaatttccctcttcatacccggccaataataaaatggtcgaatggtatggtacattttagttcctcctgggtgcattgcataagctgaacaatgcgCTTCATCCAAAATGTCCTTatttaattcctcattattcggtacatacattttgttttcctgcataagcatacatctgattctcgaatcctgagatttttctttttcccttcatttcttaattgaaccatttcttgaatttcttcatccaccATCTGAGCTTCGAGTATACGATCCACCAACactggcctgacttgaaaactagcaagaaaagcttcgTTTCGATCTTCCaactccaactttactccagttgCCCTCAGTTCAGCAAGAAGGGGAACACGACAAGCATATAAAACATTGAGTctaccttgaggtttcctactcagtgcatcagctaccacattagcacgacccggatgatactcaatagtgcagtcataatcacttaatAATTCCATCCATcttcgctgacgaagattaagatcatgttgAGTAAATAGATACTGGAGACTCTTGTGATCATTGAAGATCCTAAACTTCTCACCATAtaaataatgcctccaaatcttcaaggcaaagacaatggctgccaattcaagatcgtgagtaggataattcctttcatgattCTTTAACTGtcaagaagcataggcaatcactctattatgctgcatcaaaacacatcccaaaccattcaaggaagcatcactataaatctcaaaattaccgctatcatcaggaagtaccaatactggagcatgagtgaggcaatatttcaattgctggaaactacgctcacaattctcatcccactcgaatttaacatccttcctggtcaacttcgttaacggcaaagcaatcatagaaaaattctgaacaaaccgtcgataatagcctgccaaaccaagaaaacttcgtacctcagtgacggttcgagaTTGCTCCCAATTTtccactgctgctatcttttgaggatctacttgaattccttgagtcgatacaacatgccccaaaaaatgccacttcagtcaaccaaaactgacatttactgaacttggcatacaactgatgttccctcaacttctttaataccaagttaagatgtcggatatgatctgctttagatttagagtataccagaatatcatcaataaaaacaataacaaatttatcaagatattgTTGGAATACCTCGTTCATTAGCCTCATGAAAGTTGCAGGCGCATTAGTCaacccaaatggcataaccAGAAATTCATAATGTCCGTAACGGGTTCTGAAAGCCGTCTTAGGTACATCTTCATccttaatcttcaactgataataaccaaatctcaagtcaatcttagagaatacacacgcacctttcagctggtcaaacaaatcatcgatacgaggcaatggataacggtttttaatcgttacccggttcaattgcctataatcaatgcacaatctcagagttccatctttcttccttacaaataatactggagctccccaaggtgacgaactaggttgaatgaaacctttatcaagtaattcttgtaactgaatttttaattctctcaactcagctggagccattctataaggagttagAGATATAGGAtcagtacctggaagcaaatcaatagagaattccacatctctgtctggcggcaaCCCCGGAAAATCATCaggaaatacatcaggataaTGCCTGACCATACCAACTTCTTCTACACTGttaggaacaacatcatttaacaccacatgtgctaaaTATCCTTGGCAACCCTTCGATAATAACTTCCTTGCtcttatggcagaaataacaccatgtctcaccccacttctttcacccacaaaagtaacctcgggtagtccatgacgataaaaagtaactgatttcccataacaatcaatatgggcacgattataatgcaaccaatctgcttcgagaatcacatcaaaatcacaATATCTAATGGAATAAGATCAGCTAGCATAACTACGccctctaccatcactggacacccaagatacacactatcaacataacacttatctcctctaggcatggcaaactctaaatcaaatcctagaggcgacgggtgaggttgagtcatttgagcaaacgtatgagaaatcacagaatgcgtagcaccacaatcaatcaaaactctagcaaaatgaccaagaatatttaacgtacccatgatcaa
Encoded proteins:
- the LOC139189238 gene encoding uncharacterized protein, producing MEDSDNLPSDSEDDEDKNDGQKKDDKGKGISIPGPRKTQNFKKSGASSKSSSGRYSITGPMRSGGRFSGGPRFQRLRIPVVLVVMVLRSAAVVIFVIMGQQRPQQTTMPPPAPIQQSFGPGSYGQSGRGGAYHYQGDAAPYASGPYQYPRSLILRRGIPRTLGVILLILPCQLVDLSGIREVSPVRGKLLLVVQDHLGSLVSQARDVLLRGEKKLVWSGIILMYFLMIFRGCRQTEMWNSLLICFQRQLNRVTIKNRYPLPRIDDLFDQLKGACVFSKIDLRFGYYQLKIKDEDVPKTAFRTRYGHYEFLVMPFGLTNAPATFMRLMNEVFQQYLDKFVIVFIDDILVYSKSKADHIRHLNLVLKKLREHQLYAKFSKLSTQGIQVDPQKIAAVENWEQSRTVTEVRSFLGLAGYYRRFVQNFSMIALPLTKLTRKDVKFEWDENCERSFQQLKYCLTHAPVLVLPEGRANVVADALSRKPQGRLNTLEDMLRSSVLQFGDSWHDSLDLMEFAYNNSFHSSIGMSPFEALYGRACRTPLCWSEVGERVLEGPEIVDETTQNIQVIKSNLKGIR